In the genome of Apodemus sylvaticus chromosome 2, mApoSyl1.1, whole genome shotgun sequence, one region contains:
- the Fancd2 gene encoding Fanconi anemia group D2 protein isoform X2, giving the protein MVSKRSRLESEDKETLAEDASTIMKPPLSKLAKKSDDSHEVEENGSVFVRLLKASGLTLKTGENQNQLGVDQIIFQRKLFQALRKHPSYPKVIEEFVNGLESYTEDSESLRNCLLPCERLQDEEASMGTFYSKSLIKLLLGIDILQPAIIKMLFEKVPQFLFESERRDGISMPRLIINQLKWLDRIVDSKDLTAQMMQLISVAPVSLQHDFITSLPEILGDSQHANVGKELSELLVQNTSLTVPILDVFSSLRLDPNFLSEIRQLVMGKLSSVRLEDLPVIVKFILHSVTDTASLEVIAELREKLNVQHFILPSQVQASQSKMKSKGLASSSGEG; this is encoded by the exons ATGGTTTCCAAAAGAAGTCGGTTAGAGTCTGAGGATAAAGAAACCCTGGCAGAAGATGCCTCCA CAATCATGAAACCACCCCTTTCCAAGCTGGCAAAGAAGTCTGATGATTCTCATGAAGTTGAAGAAAATGGCAGTGTCTTTGTAAGGCTTCTTAAGGCATCAGGACTCACTCTTAAAACCGGAGAGAATCAAAATCAGCTAG GTGTGGATCAGATAATCTTCCAAAGGAAGCTCTTTCAGGCCTTGAGGAAGCATCCTTCTTATCCCAAA GTGATAGAAGAGTTTGTTAATGGCCTGGAGTCCTACACCGAGGACAGTGAGAGTCTCAGGAACTGCCTGCTGCCTTGTGAGCGCCTGCAGGATGAGGAAGCCAG CATGGGCACATTTTACTCCAAGAGTCTGATCAAGCTACTTCTGGGGATTGACATTTTACAG CCTGCCATTATCAAAATGTTATTTGAAAAAgtgccccagtttctttttgaaag CGAGCGCAGAGATGGAATCAGCATGCCCCGGCTCATCATCAATCAACTAAAATGGCTGGATAGAATTGTGGACAGCAAG GACCTCACGGCCCAGATGATGCAGTTGATCAGTGTTGCTCCAGTGAGCTTACAACATGACTTCATCACTAGCCTTCCTGAGATCCTAGGGGATTCCCAGCATGCTAACGTGGGGAAAGAGCTCAG TGAGCTGCTGGTGCAGAATACTTCACTGACTGTTCCAATTTTGGATGTCTTTTCCAGTCTCCGACTTGACCCAAACTTCCTGTCTGAG ATCCGCCAGTTGGTGATGGGCAAGCTGTCATCTGTGCGTCTAGAGGATTTACCTGTGATAGTGAAGTTTATTCTTCATTCTGTAACAGACACTGCTTCACTTGAG GTGATTGCTGAGCTTCGGGAGAAGTTGAACGTCCAGCATTTTATTTTGCCGTCACAAGTTCAGGCTTCCCAAAGCAAGATGAAAAGTAAAGGGCTAGCAAG